ACGTTGTGGTTGACGGCGAAGTTCTTGGCGCCGAACAGCTCGATGGTCGCGGACACCGCCACCGACGTCATGGCCCCCGTGCAGGTCCCGATGATGGCAGTGCTCGCGTACAGGAAGACGCTGCCCTGGTTGAGCAACATGAAGAAGGCGCACGCCATGGACCCCGTCCTCGATATGCTGTGGCCGCTTCTGCACCACAAAGCAACAAATTCAGTTTAGCTGCTGTTTCCGTTTCTTCTGCTTCTGGAAACAAGTAAATTAAATTGCATGGACAAAAGGACCCCATGAAGTTGTTTATAGTTAGTACAAGTTTCCCATTTATTAAAAGGACCCCATGAATATATCCTGGAGACTCCAATAAGACCTCAAAGACGAAAATAAACATTAATCAAATCATGCAAGTGTGTGGAAATTAAGAACGGTTAATTGCTTACTTTGcagagtagtagtccatgaaggaCGGGAGGAGGCGACCGAAGAAGCcgaaggaagacgacagggagacCAGAGTGGAAGTCCGGCCGAGACCTCGCGACTCGGCAATCTGACCCAGATTGTTGAGGAACACCAGGCCCAGGGTGCCGCTGAACATATAGCTGAAGAAGTATAGCCAGAAGTCCGGCTTCTTGAGCAGCTGGAGGCCTCCGACCTCCTCCTCGGCGGCGGTGGTCTCCAAGTCCGTCACCTCGATCACGACCACGGCGTCATCCTTCTCGCGCTTCGCCTCCCCGATCTTGTTCATCTTGAGCGCCACCGGTATCAGTATGGGGACGGCCAGCAGCACGCTGAGGCTCACCATCTGCTCCCTGGAGGACAACCAGCTGGCCGTGGAGCCGATGCTGCCGACCACGGCGCACGCCCCTGTGGCGAGCGTGATCGCGAACATGACGAGGAATGCCGTGTCCGTGCTCGACATGGAGTCGCTCTTGAGGTCGAACAGCCTGAGGGCCGGCGCCACGAACACGGTGACGATCACCGGCACCACGGCATTGAGGAGGAGGTACGTCTTGGCCTTGGAGTCGGCCAGGCGGGGCATGGTCTCGGCCAGGCTGGTGTACACCTTGGCGCTGAGGCCGAGGTAGCTGGTGGCGAGGCTGACGGCGACGCGGCTCCTGGACGCGAAGTTCTTGACGCTGAGCAGGAAGCAGACGGTGTTGATCCAGCAGATGCCGTTCCCGGCGAGGGCGGTGAGCAGGAACAGGTGCCAGAACTTGAGCCCTGGGCTGTCCACCAAGAGGTACTGGACGCCGTAGCCGACGAGGCCGAAGCACGCGCCGACGAAGGCGACGAGCGGGAGCGGCACGTAGAGCGCGGCCACGCCGGAGAACCAGCCGAAGAGCTTGCCAGCGTCGGAGGCGAACGCTAGGAAGTTGAGCTGCACCTGGGAGATGCCCTTGAGCTCCTTGAGCTGCGACGAGTAGACGGGGAAGTCGGAGTTGGGGCCGTTGATGGTCTGCAGCCAGATGGTCCCGACGAGGCCGAGCCAATGGGCCGAGGAAGGCGACGACGACATCGCCGAGGAGAGCGGTACGTGCTCCGTCGTCGATCGGGACTCCGGGGTCGTGGTGGTGTTGGAGGCAATGGAGCTCTGATATTAATTAAGTATGGCCCCTGGCCGCTAGGTATTTATGCACCGGCGACTCCTCGTCCAAGTCCTGCGGTTGTGGCTGCAACTGTTTGAATTGCGTTGTACTCCAGTAGATAGATAAATCTCTCGCGAAGCGGTTGAAAACTCTTTGTTGTAACAAATGCGGTTGTAAGTTGTAACAAAATACTGGAAGATTTATCAAGAGGTACTGGACATGTCATAGAAAGGAAGGAACAATAATTTGTTCAGACTCAGTTGGTGACCCCAACAGGTTGATCTAAAAGCCAATCTAGTCTGCCTAAAAATCATACTTCCCATTAGATCACCCCTATGCAGGGTACTGCCGTCAATGCCTGATTCCTTACATTTGTCTTATCTGGTGCAGAACCATGCATGCTTTTGtattatactcctatgaaactgaGTTACATGCTGCAAAAGCTTGATTAGCActggattttgaaaaaaaaaactgacGAGTTACCTCTGTGTGCGTAGTGGAATCAATTTTGGATT
The sequence above is drawn from the Triticum aestivum cultivar Chinese Spring chromosome 7A, IWGSC CS RefSeq v2.1, whole genome shotgun sequence genome and encodes:
- the LOC123152015 gene encoding protein NUCLEAR FUSION DEFECTIVE 4-like, whose product is MSSSPSSAHWLGLVGTIWLQTINGPNSDFPVYSSQLKELKGISQVQLNFLAFASDAGKLFGWFSGVAALYVPLPLVAFVGACFGLVGYGVQYLLVDSPGLKFWHLFLLTALAGNGICWINTVCFLLSVKNFASRSRVAVSLATSYLGLSAKVYTSLAETMPRLADSKAKTYLLLNAVVPVIVTVFVAPALRLFDLKSDSMSSTDTAFLVMFAITLATGACAVVGSIGSTASWLSSREQMVSLSVLLAVPILIPVALKMNKIGEAKREKDDAVVVIEVTDLETTAAEEEVGGLQLLKKPDFWLYFFSYMFSGTLGLVFLNNLGQIAESRGLGRTSTLVSLSSSFGFFGRLLPSFMDYYSAKSGHSISRTGSMACAFFMLLNQGSVFLYASTAIIGTCTGAMTSVAVSATIELFGAKNFAVNHNVLVSNIPVGSLCFGYFSALLYQREASKRGAATCSGASCYQATFAIWGASCVVGTLLCVVLYVRSRSRLLSYFLARCSSEGLTTASICDDDSKQQWMPYDCMYSSYTSREKIICWAHPYMYERWSESL